A stretch of Mastacembelus armatus chromosome 1, fMasArm1.2, whole genome shotgun sequence DNA encodes these proteins:
- the htt gene encoding huntingtin isoform X1, whose amino-acid sequence MATMEKLMKAFESLKSFQQQQGPPTAEELAQRQKKEQATTKKDRVTHCLTICENIVAHSLRTSPEFQKLLGIAMEMFLLCSDDSESDVRMVADECLNKIIKALMDSNLPRLQLELYKEIKKNGASRSLRAALWRFAELAHLIRPQKCRPYFVNLLPCLTRITKRQEETVQETLSAAVPKIMVALGHFANDGEIKVLLKSFVANLKSSSPTIRRTAASSAVSVCQHSRRTSYFYTWLLNVLLGLLVPVDEEHPSHLILGVLLTLRYLMPLLQQQVNTTSLKGSFGVTRKEADVQSTPEQLLQVYELTLHYTQHWDHNVVTAALELLQQVFRTPPPELLHILITAGSIPRATVFRQDIESRSRSGSILELIGKMLSGEEEGLEDDPERTDVTTGAFTASVVGADGPTSAQVDIITEQPRSSQHTLQPGDSVDLSASSEQGGGGGGTSASDTPESPNDNEEEMLSQSSSGGANVTPETADYTTPENVTPEGGPLGEGGTLLGANDRSLPPSDSSQTTTEGPDSAVTPSDVAELVLDGSESQYSGMQIGTLQDEEDEGTAPSSQEEPPEPFLQSALALSKPHLFEGRGHNRQGSDSSVDRFIPKEEPAEPEPDNKPSRIKGSIGHYTDQGVEPLVHCVRLLAASFLLTGQKNGLITDKEVRVSVKALAVSCIGAAAALHPEAFFNSLYLEPLDGIPTDEQQYITDVLGLINHGDPQIRGATAILCGAIIQAALTKTRYNINTWLASVQNATGNPLSLVDLVPLLHKTLKDESSVTCKMACSAVRHCIMTVCSSTMSELGLQLVIDLLALRESSYWLVRTELLETLAEMDFRLVNFLERNTETLHKGDHHYTGRLRLQDRVLNDVVIHLLGDDDPRVRHVAASAVSRLVPRLFYDCDQGQVDPVVAIARDQSSVYLQLLMHETQPPSQFTVSTITRTYRGYNLSNTVSDVTFENNLSRVVAAVSHAFTSSTSRALTFGCCEALCLLASNFPVCTWSTGWHCGYVSSSSNFSSRSSLNRSRGRALSLSQASSAPASSASSSAPDTERRTLTVGMANMVLSLLSSAWFPLDLSAHQEALLLSGNLLAAVAPKCMRNPWAGEEEGTGGNTNTTGGPNKMEDPWPALSERSLVAMVEQLFSHLLKVLNICAHVLDDTPPGPAVKATLPSLSNTPSLSPIRRKGKEKDAAEPSAAPMSPKKSTEVNTGRPADSTGATAINKSSTIGSFYHLPPYLKLYDVLKATHANYKVTLDLHSGQEKFGGFLRATLDVLSQLLELATLHDISKCVEEILGYLKSCFSREPTMATVCVQQMLKTLFGTNLASQYEGVLSGPSRSQGKALRLGSSSLRPGLYHYCFMAPYTHFTQALADASLRNMVQAEHEQDTSGWFDVMQKASNQLRSNIANAARHRGDKNAIHNHIRLFEPLVIKALKQYTTSTSVALQRQVLDLLAQLVQLRVNYCLLDSDQVFIGFVLKQFEYIEVGQFRDSEAIIPNIFFFLVLLSYERYHSKQIISIPKIIQLCDGIMASGRKAVTHAIPALQPIVHDLFVLRGSNKADAGKELDTQKEVVVSMLLRLIQHHQVLEMFILVLQQCHKENEDKWKRLSRQIADIILPMIAKQQMHLDSPEALGVLNTLFETVAPSSLRPVDMLLKSMFTIPVTMASVATVQLWVSGILAVLRVLISQSTEDIVLSRVHELSLSPHLLSCNIVRRLHQQRPSPSDPPAAEALDNHEDNGEAQKAPAEETFARFLLQLVGVLLDDISSRQVKVDVTEQQHTFYCQQLGTLLMCLIHVFKSGMFRRITAAASRLLKGENGGGQNGPEAGLFYALEGLNGMVQSLITTHPSLVLLWCQVLLIINYTNYSWWAEVHQTPRRHSLSCTKLLSPHSSGEGEKDKPESRSAVVNREIVRRGALILFCDYVCQNLHDSEHLTWLIVNHVRDLISLSHEPPVQDFISAVHRNSAASGLFIQAIQSRCDNLTTPTMLKKTLQCLEGIHLSQSGSLLMLYVDKLLSTPFRVLARMVDTLACRRVEMLLAETLQNSIAQLPVEELDRIQEYLQTSGLALRHQRFYSLLDRFRTTVADSSSPTPPVTSHPLDGDPPPAPKQVIADKEWYVALVKSQCCLRGDVSLLETTELLTKLPPTDLFNIMSCKEFNLSLLCPCLSMGLQRLARGQGSLLLETALQVTLEQLAGVTGSLPVPHQSFLPPSQPQPYWEQLAEVYDEPGFYPRVLSLCRALSQYLLSVSQLPSSLHIPPDKEHLITTFTCTATEVIVWHLLQDHLPLSVDLQWALSCLCLGLQQPCVWNKLSTPEYTTHTCSLIHCLRLIIVAVAVSPGDQLLHSEKKKTKAGRDADSDQVDSMYSDHMCEWQACEIMGELVEGLQSVLALGHHRNSVLPAFLTPTLCNIVISLSRLPLVNSYTRVPPLVWKLGWSPQPGGEFGTTLPEIPVDFLQEKDVFREFLYRINTLGWSSRTQFEETWATLLGVLVTQPITMDQDEETQQEEDLERTQLNVLAVQAITSLVLSAMTLPTAGNPAVSCLEQQPRNKSLKALETRFGRKLAVIRGEVEREIQALVSKRDNVHTHHPYHAWDPVPSLSAASAAGTLISHEKLLLQINTEREMGNMDYKLGQVSIHSVWLGNNITPLREEEWGEDEEDEADIPAPASPPLSPINSRKHRAGVDIHSCSQFLLELYSQWLIPGSPSNRRTPTILISEVVRSLLAVSDLFTERNQFDMMFSTLMELQKLHPPEDEILNQYLVPAICKAAAVLGMDKAIAEPVCRLLEMTLRSTHLPSRMGALHGVLYVLECDLLDDTAKQLIPTISEYLLSNLRAIAHCVNLHNQQHVLVMCAVAFYMMENYPLDVGAEFMAGVIQLCGVIVSASEDSTPSIIYHCVLRGLERLLLSEQLSRVDGEALVKLSVDRVNMPSPHRAMAALGLMLTCMYTAVLASGSDVTGVRGQVDSAVAEAVGVTAGHVGFSSGKEKASPASRPAHSDPQAPDSESVIVAMERISVLFDRIRKGLPSEARVVSRILPQFLDDFFPPQDVMNKVIGEFLSNQQPYPQFMATVVYKVFQTLHATGQSSMVRDWVLLSLSNFTQRTPVAMAMWSLSCFFVSASTSQWISALLPHVISRMGSSEVVDVSLFCLVAMDFYRHQIDEELDRRAFQSVFETVASPGSPYYQLLGCLQSIHQDTSL is encoded by the exons ATGGCCACCATGGAAAAGCTAATGAAGGCCTTTGAGTCTCTGAAGTCCTTCCAGCAACAACAGGGACCACCAACCGCCGAGGAGCTTGCCCAGAGGCA GAAAAAGGAACAGGCTACCACAAAAAAGGATAGAGTAACCCACTGTTTGACAATATGTGAAAATATTGTGGCTCACTCTCTGAG AACATCTCCAGAGTTTCAGAAACTGCTGGGCATCGCTATGGAGATGTTCCTGCTCTGCAGTGATGACAGTGAATCAGATGTCCGGATGGTAGCCGATGAGTGCCtcaataaaatcataaaa GCACTGATGGACTCCAACCTGCCTAGGCTTCAGTTGGAGCTGTACAAAGAAATTAAGAAG AATGGTGCCTCTCGGAGTCTAAGGGCTGCTTTGTGGAGGTTTGCGGAGCTTGCCCACCTCATCAGACCACAGAAATGCAG ACCCTACTTTGTCAACCTGCTGCCGTGCCTCACCAGAATCACGAAGCGGCAGGAGGAGACAGTGCAAGAGACGCTTTCTGCAGCAGTGCCCAAGATTATGGTGGCTTTAGGACACTTTGCCAATGATGGAGAGATCAAG GTGCTGCTGAAGTCGTTTGTGGCCAACCTGAAGTCCAGCTCCCCGACCATCAGGAGGACGGCAGCCAGCTCAGCCGTCAGTGTGTGCCAACACTCCAGACGTACCAGCTACTTTTACACCTGGCTCCTTAATGTGCTGCTGG GTCTGTTGGTTCCAGTGGATGAAGAGCACCCCAGCCATCTGATTTTGGGCGTGCTGCTTACCCTCCGCTACCTGAtgcctctgctgcagcagcaagtcAACACCACCAGCCTCAAAGGAAGTTTTGGAGTCACCAGGAAGGAGGCTGACGTACAGTCAACACCTGAACAACTGCTACAG GTGTATGAGCTGACCCTACACTACACACAGCACTGGGATCACAATGTAGTCACAGCGGCTCTGGAGCTCCTGCAGCAGGTGTTCAGGACTCCCCCACCAGAGCTTCTGCACATACTCATCACTGCTGGCAGCATCCCACGTGCCACCGTGTTTCGCCAGGACATCGAGAGCCGCTCCCGCTCCGGCAGCATCCTCGAGCTCATTG GTAAAATGCTGtctggggaggaggaggggttggAGGATGACCCTGAGAGGACCGACGTCACCACTGGTGCCTTCACAG CATCAGTTGTTGGTGCAGATGGTCCCACCTCAGCCCAGGTTGACATCATCACTGAGCAGCCACGCTCCTCCCAGCATACACTGCAGCCTGGCGATTCTGTGGACCTCAGTGCCTCGTCAGAGCAGGGTGGCGGCGGAGGTGGCACATCTGCATCAGACACTCCCGAGTCACCCAATGACAATGAGGAGGAGATGCTGAGTCAGAGCTCCAGCGGTGGAGCCAACGTCACCCCGGAGACGGCTGACTACACTACACCAGAAAATGTCACGCCAGAGGGCGGCCCTTTAGGTGAAGGTGGGACACTCCTAGGCGCTAACGATCGTTCACTTCCACCAAGCGACTCCTCACAGACTACCACAGAGGGCCCGGACTCAGCTGTCACCCCTTCAGATGTAGCAGAGCTG GTGTTGGATGGCAGTGAGAGTCAGTATTCGGGAATGCAGATCGGGACACTAcaggatgaagaagatgaagggACAGCACCTTCCTCCCAAGAGGAACCACCAGAACCGTTCCTGCAGTCAGCactgg CTCTGAGCAAGCCTCATCTGTTCGAAGGAAGAGGTCACAACCGGCAGGGCTCAGACAGCAGCGTGGACCGCTTCATCCCAAAGGAGGAACCTGCTGAACCAGAACCTGACAACAAg CCATCACGGATAAAGGGTTCAATTGGACATTATACAGACCAGGGGGTGGAGCCACTGGTGCACTGTGTACGACTTCTTGCTGCTTCTTTCTTACTGACAGGACAGAAGAATG GTCTCATCACTGACAAGGAGGTGCGAGTGAGTGTTAAGGCTCTGGCAGTTAGCTGCATTGGGGCAGCGGCAGCACTGCATCCTGAAGCCTTCTTTAATTCTCTCTACCTGGAGCCGCTGGACGGCATTCCAACAGATG AGCAAcagtatatcactgatgtgctgGGCCTCATCAACCATGGGGACCCTCAGATCCGAGGGGCCACAGCCATCCTCTGTGGAGCCATCATACAGGCTGCACTCACCAAAACACGCTACAACATAAACACCTGGCTGGCCAGTGTACAGAATGcaacag GTAACCCTCTGTCCCTGGTGGACTTGGTGCCTTTGCTCCATAAAACTCTGAAAGATGAATCCTCCGTTACCTGCAAGATGGCTTGTTCTGCAGTGAGG CACTGTATCATGACAGTGTGCAGCAGTACCATGAGTGAGCTTGGCCTGCAGTTGGTGATAGACCTGCTGGCTCTCAGAGAGTCTTCCTATTGGCTTGTTCGCACTGAGCTCTTAGAGACCCTGGCTGAAATGGACTTCCG GTTAGTTAATTTCTTGGAGAGAAACACTGAGACTTTGCACAAAGGAGATCATCACTACACTGGG CGGCTGCGGCTACAGGACAGAGTCCTAAATGATGTGGTCATCCATTTGTTGGGAGATGATGATCCAAGGGTACGACACGTGGCTGCCTCTGCTGTCAGCAG ACTGGTCCCCAGGTTGTTCTATGACTGTGACCAAGGCCAGGTGGACCCAGTGGTGGCTATTGCCCGGGACCAGAGTTCAGTGTACCTGCAGCTACTCATGCATGAGACACAGCCCCCCTCCCAGTTTACAGTTAGCACAATCACAAG GACGTACAGAGGCTACAACCTGTCCAACACTGTGTCAGATGTCACATTCGAGAACAATTTGTCCAgggttgttgctgctgtctctCACGCTTTCACCTCCTCTACCTCCAGAGCCCTAACT TTTGGCTGCTGTGAGGCTTTGTGCCTCCTGGCTTCAAATTTCCCAGTGTGTACGTGGAGCACAGGCTGGCACTGCGGCTACGTTAGCTCGAGTAGCAACTTTTCTTCCCGCTCTAGTCTCAATCGCAGCAGGGGCAGGGCCCTCAG TTTGTCACAGGCTAGCAGTGCACCTGCTTCTTCAGCCAGTTCATCTGCCCCAGACACTGAGCGGAGGACTCTGACAGTGGGAATGGCTAACATGGTCCTCTCCTTACTCTCCTCTGCTTGGTTTCCCCTGGATCTTTCAGCACACCAGGAGGCACTTTTGCTTTCTGGCAATCTGCTTGCTG CTGTGGCTCCTAAATGCATGCGCAATCCTTGggctggagaggaggagggcacTGGTGGGAACACAAACACCACTGGAGGCCCAAATAAGATGGAGGATCCCTGGCCAGCGCTGTCGGAGCGCTCTCTGGTGGCCATGGTGGAGCAGCTTTTTTCCCACCTGCTGAAGGTCCTCAACATATGCGCTCATGTGCTAGATGATACACCACCAGGACCAGCAGTTAAG GCCACCCTCCCCTCCCTGAGCAACACCCCCTCTCTCAGTCCCATTCGGAGAAAAGGCAAGGAGAAGGATGCTGCTGAGCCCAGTGCTGCCCCTATGAGTCCAAAGAAAAGCACTGAGGTCAACACAG GTAGACCAGCAGACAGCACAGGGGCAACAGCCATCAACAAATCTAGCACCATTGGCAGCTTTTATCACCTGCCACCCTACCTCAAGCTTTATGATGTCCTCAAAGCTACACATGCCAACTACAAG gtGACACTGGACCTCCACAGTGGCCAGGAGAAGTTTGGAGGTTTCTTGCGTGCTACTTTAGACGTTCTGTCTCAGCTGTTGGAGCTGGCCACACTACATGACATCAGTAAG TGTGTGGAGGAAATTTTGGGTTACCTCAAGTCCTGCTTCTCCAGAGAACCAACCATGGCTACTGTTTGTGTACAACAA ATGTTGAAGACCCTATTTGGCACCAATCTGGCCTCCCAGTACGAGGGCGTCTTGAGTGGGCCTAGCCGTTCCCAGGGCAAGGCTCTTCGCCTTGGCTCGTCAAGTCTTCGACCAGGCCTCTACCACTACTGCTTCATGGCACCGTACACACACTTCACCCAGGCTCTGGCTGACGCCAGTCTCCGTAACATGGTCCAGGCTGAGCATGAGCAGGACACCTCTGG GTGGTTTGATGTGATGCAAAAAGCTTCCAACCAGCTGAGGTCCAACATTGCCAATGCAGCACGCCACAGAGGAGACAAG AATGCCATCCACAACCACATTCGTTTGTTTGAGCCACTGGTGATTAAAGCTTTGAAGCAGTATACCACCAGCACCTCTGTGGCGCTGCAGAGACAAGTGCTGGACCTGCTCGCTCAGCTTGTGCAGCTCAGAGTCAACTACTGCCTGCTGGACTCAGATCAG GTATTCATAGGCTTTGTCCTGAAGCAGTTTGAGTACATTGAAGTGGGACAATTCAG AGATTCAGAGGCCATCATTCCcaacatctttttctttctggtgCTGCTGTCTTATGAGCGCTACCACTCCAAGCAGATTATCAGCATCCCCAAGATCATCCAGCTGTGTGATGGTATCATGGCAAGCGGCAGGAAAGCTGTCACACATG CCATCCCAGCCCTGCAGCCAATAGTTCATGACCTGTTCGTCTTGAGGGGCTCAAACAAAGCAGATGCAGGCAAAGAGCTGGATACACAGAAAGAAGTGGTGGTCTCCATGTTGCTCAGACTGATACAGCATCATCAG GTGTTGGAGATGTTCATCCTTGTACTGCAGCAGTGTCACAAAGAGAACGAGGACAAGTGGAAGAGATTGTCCAGACAGATTGCTGATATCATACTTCCCATGATTGCCAAGCAGCAG ATGCATCTGGACTCTCCAGAGGCCCTGGGAGTGTTGAACACTCTGTTTGAGACTGTGGCGCCCTCTTCCCTCAGACCTGTGGACATGCTCCTCAAGAGTATGTTCACCATACCGGTCACCATG GCTTCAGTGGCTACAGTCCAGCTGTGGGTGTCTGGTATCCTGGCAGTGCTCAGGGTACTCATCTCCCAGTCCACTGAGGACATTGTCCTATCCCGGGTCCACGAGCTCTCACTCTCCCCACATCTCCTCTCCTGCAACATAGTCCGTCGCCTCCATCAGCAACGCCCTTCTCCCAGTGACCCCCCAGCTGCTGAAGCACTTGATAACCATGAGGATAATGGCGAGGCGCAAAAAGCCCCAGCCGAAGAAACGTTTGCCAG GTTTCTGCTTCAGCTGGTCGGGGTATTGCTGGATGACATTTCCTCCAGGCAGGTTAAAGTGGACgttacagagcagcagcacaccTTCTACTGCCAGCAGCTGGGCACGCTGCTCATGTGTCTCATACATGTCTTCAAAAGTG GGATGTTTCGAAGGATAACAGCTGCAGCTAGCCGTCTCCTGAAGGGTGAAAATGGCGGTGGACAGAATGGCCCTGAGGCTGGTCTCTTCTATGCCTTAGAGGGTCTGAATGGCATGGTGCAGTCTCTAATCACCACCCACCCCTCCCTGGTATTGCTCTGGTGCCAGGTCCTCCTCATTATCAACTACACTAACTACTCCTGGTGGGCTGAAGTTCACCAGACGCCCAG GAGACACAGTCTCTCGTGCACTAAGCTGCTGAGCCCTCACTCCTCAGGGGAGGGCGAGAAGGACAAGCCTGAGTCCCGGTCAGCAGTGGTCAACAGAGAGATTGTACGCAGGGGAGCCCTCATCCTTTTCTGTGACTATGTG TGTCAGAACCTCCATGACTCAGAGCATTTGACCTGGCTGATTGTCAACCACGTGCGTGACCTTATCAGTCTTTCCCATGAGCCTCCAGTGCAGGATTTCATCAGTGCTGTGCACCGCAACTCAGCTGCCAGTGGTCTCTTCATCCAGGCCATACAATCTCGCTGTGACAACCTCACAACA cctaCCATGTTGAAGAAGACACTGCAGTGTTTGGAAGGCATCCACCTGAGTCAGTCTGGCTCCCTATTGATGCTGTATGTGGATAAGCTGCTCAGTACACCCTTCAGGGTTCTGGCTCGCATGGTGGACACGTTGGCCTGTCGCAGGGTGGAGATGCTGTTGGCCGAGACACTACAG AACAGTATAGCTCAGCTCCCTGTGGAGGAATTGGACAGGATCCAGGAATACCTCCAGACTAGTGGCCTGGCTCTGAG GCATCAGAGGTTCTACTCCCTGCTGGACAGGTTCAGAACGACTGTTGCCGACTCGAGCAGCCCTACCCCTCCTGTGACATCACACCCCTTGGATGGAGATCCCCCCCCTGCCCCTAAACAGGTCATTGCAGATAAG GAGTGGTATGTGGCTCTGGTAAAGTCTCAGTGCTGTCTTCGTGGAGATGTTTCCCTACTGGAGACCACAGAACTCCTTACCAAACTACCTCCAACAGACCTTTTCAACATAATGAGCTGCAAG GAGTTCAACCTCAGTCTGCTGTGTCCATGCCTGAGTATGGGGCTGCAGCGGTTAGCACGGGGTCAGGGGTCGCTCTTGTTGGAAACTGCCTTGCAGGTGACCCTAGAGCAACTTGCAGGGGTCACCGGGTCACTTCCTGTCCCACACCAGTCCTTCCTGCCGCCTTCCCAGCCACAGCCGTACTGGGAGCAGCTGGCTGAGGTGTATG ATGAGCCAGGTTTCTACCCCCGGGTTTTGTCCCTCTGCAGAGCTCTGTCTCAGTACCTGCTGAGTGTGAGCCAGTTGCCTTCATCACTGCACATTCCCCCTGACAAGGAACACCTCATCACCACTTTCACCTGCACAGCCACTGAG gTGATAGTGTGGCACCTGCTCCAGGACCACCTGCCCTTAAGTGTGGACCTACAGTGGGCTCTGTCCTGCCTGTGTCTGGGCCTGCAGCAGCCCTGCGTCTGGAACAAGTTGTCCACTCCTGAgtacaccacacacacctgctccctCATCCACTGTCTACGCCTTATCATTGTTGCAG TGGCTGTGAGTCCTGGTGACCAGCTGCTGCattcagagaagaaaaagacaaaagcaggaAGAGACGCTGACAGTGACCAAGTGGACTCTATGTATTCTGACC ACATGTGCGAATGGCAAGCATGTGAGATCATGGGAGAGCTGGTAGAAGGTCTACAAAGCGTCCTCGCCCTAGGTCACCATAGGAACAGTGTACTGCCTGCGTTTCTCACACCCACATTGTGCAACATTGTCATAAGTCTGTCCCGACTGCCTCTGGTCAACAGCTACACCCGAGTCCCTCCACTG gTTTGGAAACTGGGCTGGTCCCCTCAACCAGGAGGAGAGTTTGGTACAACACTGCCTGAGATCCCTGTGGATTTCCTGCAGGAAAAGGATGTCTTCAGAGAGTTTCTTTACCGCATCAACACACTGG GCTGGAGCAGCAGGACTCAGTTTGAGGAGACCTGGGCCACTCTGCTTGGGGTGCTAGTCACTCAACCCATAACTATGGACCAGGATGAGGAGACGCAACAGGAG GAGGACTTGGAGCGTACCCAGTTGAATGTATTAGCAGTGCAGGCAATCACCAGCCTGGTGCTGAGTGCCATGACCCTGCCCACTGCTGGCAACCCTGCAGTCAGCTGTCTAGAACAGCAGCCCCGCAACAAGAGCCTCAAAGCATTGGAAACACG GTTTGGAAGGAAACTTGCAGTGATCAGGGGAGAGGTAGAGCGAGAGATTCAGGCTCTTGTATCAAAAAGAGACAATGTCCATACACACCACCCATACCATGCCTGGGATCCTGTGCCCTCACTGTCCGCAGCCTCTGCAG CAGGTACGCTGATCAGCCATGAGAAGTTGCTGCTTCAGATCaacacagagagggagatggGCAACATGGACTACAAACTGGGACAG GTCTCCATCCATTCTGTGTGGTTGGGTAACAACATCACACCTCTGAGGGAGGAAGAATGGGGtgaggatgaagaagatgaagcaGACATTCCAGCACCAGCATCTCCGCCTTTATCTCCTATCAACTCTAG GAAACATCGTGCAGGCGTGGACATTCATTCATGTTCCCAGTTCCTCCTGGAGCTGTACAGCCAGTGGCTGATCCCTGGTTCCCCAAGCAACAGGAGGACCCCGACCATCCTCATCAGTGAAGTGGTCCGATCG CTGCTGGCGGTGTCAGACCTGTTCACAGAGAGGAACCAATTTGACATGATGTTCTCGACCTTAATGGAGCTGCAAAAGCTCCACCCGCCAGAGGATGAGATCCTTAATCAATACCTGGTGCCTGCCATCTGCAAGGCTGCTGCTGTACTGGGCATG gACAAAGCGATAGCTGAGCCTGTGTGTCGCCTGTTGGAGATGACCCTGCGCAGCACCCACCTGCCCAGCCGTATGGGGGCATTGCATGGGGTGCTGTATGTGTTGGAGTGTGACCTGCTGGATGACACAGCCAAGCAGCTCATCCCCACCATCTCAGAATACCTGCTGTCCAACCTCAGGGCAATTGCTCA CTGTGTGAACCTGCATAACCAGCAGCATGTGTTGGTGATGTGCGCAGTGGCCTTCTACATGATGGAGAACTATCCTCTGGATGTAGGGGCTGAGTTCATGGCTGGTGTAATACAg ctgtgtgGTGTGATAGTGTCAGCCAGCGAGGACTCCACTCCTTCCATCATCTACCACTGCGTGCTGCGTGGCCTGGAGCGCCTCCTGCTGTCAGAGCAGTTATCACGAGTGGACGGAGAAGCGTTGGTAAAACTCAGCGTGGACCGGGTCAACATGCCGTCGCCGCACAGAGCCATGGCTGCGCTGGGGCTCATGCTCACTTGCATGTACACTG